In Deltaproteobacteria bacterium, one DNA window encodes the following:
- a CDS encoding ATP synthase F0 subunit B, producing the protein MICRPVTLGLTFALLPVSAAYAAGNGEHSFGHTVIVGVVNSGILFTALIFALRKPLREYFSTRARDLKEAIEAAGKARVEAERLLAEAKDKIAKADADVATLRQRFETEAKAESEHLRREAEKTATRIVEDARAMAEGERERALIALRAEANRLATELAEQKARSTITANDQTRLAGEFVTRLGGVQ; encoded by the coding sequence GCACTCCTTCCGGTATCAGCGGCTTATGCAGCCGGAAACGGGGAGCACTCCTTCGGCCATACGGTCATTGTTGGAGTGGTAAACTCGGGCATACTTTTCACGGCCCTGATCTTCGCACTCCGCAAGCCGCTAAGAGAGTATTTTTCCACACGTGCCCGCGACTTGAAGGAAGCCATCGAAGCAGCCGGCAAGGCCAGGGTCGAAGCAGAGCGCCTGCTCGCTGAGGCCAAAGACAAAATTGCCAAGGCCGATGCCGATGTAGCAACCCTCCGCCAGCGGTTTGAGACGGAAGCAAAGGCCGAGAGTGAACATCTCCGCCGGGAAGCCGAAAAGACTGCCACCCGGATAGTTGAGGATGCCAGGGCCATGGCCGAAGGCGAGCGCGAGCGCGCACTGATCGCCCTGCGGGCCGAGGCCAACCGGCTGGCAACCGAACTGGCCGAGCAGAAAGCCCGGTCCACCATTACTGCCAACGACCAGACACGGCTCGCCGGGGAGTTCGTGACCCGTCTTGGAGGCGTGCAATGA
- the atpH gene encoding ATP synthase F1 subunit delta: MINRAVAKRYARALIEETGAAAPAALAALTDLDAEIRGHAHLEKLLYGGLFSTAQRLAVFEDIAGKLGMPKAAVNLVKILIVHNRTRVLPVIIDEFQRLADEKAGIARAQIASASELSGEIRSKLQVQLERIARRKVECSYALDPDLIGGVRARIGDTVLDGTVRTQLQKLSRRIEQGT, from the coding sequence ATGATCAACCGCGCCGTTGCCAAACGCTATGCCCGTGCGCTGATTGAAGAAACCGGCGCCGCGGCACCGGCGGCACTAGCCGCCTTGACAGATCTGGATGCCGAGATTCGGGGGCACGCACATCTCGAAAAACTGCTCTATGGGGGGCTATTCAGTACGGCCCAGCGGCTGGCCGTATTTGAGGACATTGCGGGCAAGCTTGGGATGCCCAAGGCTGCCGTCAACCTGGTCAAAATACTGATCGTGCACAATCGTACACGGGTACTCCCGGTTATTATTGATGAATTCCAGCGTCTTGCCGACGAAAAAGCCGGCATCGCCAGGGCCCAGATCGCAAGTGCCTCAGAACTGTCCGGTGAAATCCGTAGCAAGCTGCAAGTCCAGCTGGAACGGATTGCAAGACGCAAGGTCGAGTGCAGTTACGCGCTCGATCCGGATCTGATCGGCGGGGTTCGGGCACGTATCGGTGACACCGTGCTGGACGGGACCGTCCGGACGCAACTCCAGAAGCTGTCACGGCGCATTGAGCAGGGAACCTGA
- the atpA gene encoding F0F1 ATP synthase subunit alpha, whose amino-acid sequence MKISASEISSIIKKQIHDYEAAIEAEEVGTVLQVGDGIARIHGLSNVQASELVEFHNGVRGLVLNLEEDNVGVAVLGSDAEIREGDIVKRTKKIASVPVGKELCGRVINAVGEPIDGKGPINSTQSRYIEMKAPGIIERKSVHEPLQTGIKAIDGMIPVGRGQRELIIGDRQTGKTAVAVDTIINQKTTGVFCIYVAIGQKGSTIAQVVDKLRQHGAMDYTIVVAATATDPAPLQFVAPYVGATIGEYFRDNGMHALIIYDDLSKQAVAYRQLSLLLRRPPGREAYPGDVFYLHSRLLERACKLSDAKGAGSLTALPIIETQAGDVSAYIPTNVISITDGQIYLETDLFYSGVRPAVNVGLSVSRVGGNAQIKAMKQVAGQLRLTLAQYRELAAFAQFGSDLDEATQESLANGERLVELLKQGQYEPMPVEKQVIQIYAGTQRKPDGKTWIRAYPVPAIRRYFSELITFMDAKHPEVGKLILEKKELSKEVREALDKSLAEFAGQFKA is encoded by the coding sequence ATGAAGATATCAGCCTCTGAAATATCGTCCATCATCAAAAAGCAGATTCACGACTATGAGGCCGCCATTGAAGCCGAGGAAGTCGGAACTGTGCTGCAGGTCGGTGACGGTATTGCCCGCATCCATGGACTGTCCAACGTCCAGGCATCCGAACTCGTGGAGTTCCATAACGGTGTCCGCGGCCTCGTCCTGAACCTGGAAGAGGACAACGTGGGCGTCGCCGTACTGGGTTCCGACGCCGAAATCCGTGAAGGCGACATCGTCAAGCGCACGAAGAAAATCGCATCGGTTCCGGTGGGCAAGGAACTCTGCGGCCGTGTCATCAATGCCGTCGGCGAGCCCATCGACGGAAAGGGCCCGATCAACTCCACCCAATCCCGCTATATCGAGATGAAAGCGCCCGGCATCATCGAGCGCAAGTCAGTCCATGAACCTCTCCAGACCGGTATTAAGGCCATTGACGGCATGATTCCGGTGGGCCGAGGCCAGCGGGAACTGATCATTGGAGACCGCCAGACCGGCAAAACCGCCGTCGCCGTCGATACCATCATCAACCAGAAGACTACCGGCGTATTCTGCATCTATGTCGCTATCGGCCAGAAGGGCTCGACCATCGCACAGGTGGTCGACAAGCTCCGCCAGCACGGAGCAATGGACTACACCATCGTCGTCGCTGCCACAGCTACCGATCCCGCACCGCTCCAGTTTGTGGCCCCATACGTTGGCGCGACAATCGGCGAATACTTTCGCGACAACGGAATGCATGCACTTATCATCTATGACGACCTTTCGAAGCAGGCTGTTGCCTATCGCCAGCTCTCGCTGCTGCTCCGCCGTCCGCCCGGACGCGAGGCCTATCCGGGCGACGTGTTCTATCTTCACTCACGGCTCCTGGAGCGCGCCTGCAAGCTGTCGGACGCCAAGGGTGCCGGCTCGCTTACGGCACTGCCGATCATCGAAACACAGGCTGGTGACGTTTCGGCCTATATCCCGACCAACGTTATTTCGATTACCGACGGCCAGATCTACCTCGAAACGGATCTGTTCTACTCGGGCGTCCGGCCTGCAGTGAACGTGGGCCTCTCGGTATCCCGCGTCGGCGGCAACGCCCAGATCAAGGCCATGAAACAGGTGGCAGGCCAGCTCCGGCTTACCCTCGCCCAGTACCGCGAACTGGCGGCTTTTGCCCAGTTCGGCTCGGATCTGGACGAAGCAACCCAGGAATCGCTGGCCAATGGCGAACGGCTGGTGGAACTGCTCAAGCAGGGCCAGTACGAGCCGATGCCGGTGGAAAAACAGGTCATCCAGATCTACGCCGGCACACAGCGCAAACCCGACGGGAAGACATGGATTCGCGCCTACCCGGTGCCAGCCATCCGCCGCTACTTCAGTGAACTGATCACCTTCATGGACGCCAAGCACCCTGAAGTTGGAAAGCTGATTCTGGAGAAGAAGGAGCTTTCCAAGGAAGTCCGCGAGGCACTCGACAAGTCGCTGGCGGAATTCGCCGGCCAGTTCAAGGCCTGA
- the atpG gene encoding ATP synthase F1 subunit gamma — MPSLKTYRTRIKSVKNTQKITRAMKLVSAAKLRRAQMAALNHREYANGLRRIITEMARRAEHRGHPLLQQPENGADLIVLVTSDRGLCGGFNGNLSRRLRGQIMPDDQLPSPENIQIRFVGRKGQEFFKAWGWKSDSSVPSTSPTSPKAAQELERFVVEGFTGGKYRSVTIAYNKFKSAIAQEITFEKLLPISVENDPAVPAPPDYIYEPAREEILSTLLPRYVASCIQQAILESVASEHAARMTAMESATKNCSEAIGSLTLQMNRARQALITKELMEIIGGAESLKG, encoded by the coding sequence ATGCCGAGCCTGAAAACCTACCGCACGCGCATCAAGTCTGTGAAGAACACGCAGAAGATCACGCGTGCGATGAAGCTCGTTTCGGCCGCCAAGCTCCGCCGCGCCCAGATGGCCGCTCTCAATCACCGGGAATATGCCAACGGTCTGCGCCGGATCATTACTGAGATGGCCCGGCGCGCTGAACATCGTGGCCACCCCCTGCTCCAGCAACCGGAAAATGGAGCTGACCTGATTGTTCTGGTAACCTCAGACAGGGGCCTGTGCGGCGGCTTCAACGGGAATCTCAGTCGGCGCCTTCGCGGGCAGATCATGCCTGACGACCAGTTACCCTCCCCTGAGAATATCCAGATCCGTTTTGTGGGCCGCAAGGGGCAGGAGTTTTTCAAGGCCTGGGGCTGGAAATCTGATTCCAGCGTCCCGTCCACATCCCCGACATCGCCCAAAGCCGCCCAGGAACTGGAACGGTTCGTGGTAGAAGGATTTACGGGTGGGAAATACCGGTCGGTCACTATCGCCTACAACAAGTTTAAGTCGGCAATTGCCCAGGAAATCACTTTCGAGAAGCTCCTGCCCATCAGTGTTGAAAACGATCCGGCAGTTCCGGCACCACCAGACTACATCTATGAGCCTGCCCGTGAGGAGATACTCTCCACGCTGCTGCCACGATATGTGGCAAGCTGCATACAGCAGGCAATTCTGGAATCGGTGGCGTCTGAACATGCCGCCCGGATGACGGCGATGGAGAGCGCGACAAAGAACTGTTCGGAAGCGATTGGCTCGCTAACGCTCCAGATGAACCGTGCCCGCCAGGCACTGATCACCAAGGAGTTGATGGAGATCATCGGCGGCGCCGAGTCGCTCAAGGGTTGA
- the atpD gene encoding F0F1 ATP synthase subunit beta, with translation MAAGNGRILQVMGPVVDVEFTDTAIPEIYTALTVTNPFINDQADNLVLEVALHLGEHIVRTIAMDTTDGLKRGMEARNTGKGVTTPVGRETLGRIMNVVGQPVDDVGPVTTKERWEIHRPSPKFADLSTKVEMLETGIKVIDLLEPYSRGGKIGLFGGAGVGKTVLIMELINNIAKGHGGFSVFAGVGERTREGNDLYHEMIESNVIVAEKDDKGHPKKGPHGGYVIKVDQSKCALVYGQMNEPPGARARVALTALTVAEYFRDQEGQDVLLFVDNIFRFTQAGSEVSALLGRIPSAVGYQPTLSTEMGELQERITTTNKGSITSVQAIYVPADDLTDPAPATAFAHLDATTVLSRQISELGIYPAVDPLDSTSRILDPQVVGEEHYQVARQIQQILQRYKDLQDIIAILGMDELSEEDKTVVARARKIQRFLSQPFHVAEQFTGQAGRYVKVKDTIRSFKEILEGKHDALPEQAFYMVGSIEEAIDKAKQLAGAA, from the coding sequence ATGGCAGCCGGTAACGGACGAATTCTGCAGGTAATGGGGCCCGTCGTGGACGTCGAGTTCACTGACACCGCCATTCCCGAAATCTACACGGCTCTTACCGTCACCAACCCGTTCATCAACGACCAGGCAGACAATCTGGTACTCGAAGTGGCACTTCACCTGGGCGAGCATATCGTCCGGACAATCGCCATGGACACGACCGACGGCCTGAAGCGCGGTATGGAGGCCAGGAATACCGGCAAGGGCGTCACGACACCCGTGGGCCGTGAAACACTGGGCCGGATCATGAACGTGGTCGGACAGCCGGTTGACGACGTGGGTCCCGTGACCACCAAGGAACGCTGGGAGATTCACCGCCCGAGCCCGAAGTTCGCCGACCTTTCCACCAAGGTCGAAATGCTGGAAACCGGTATCAAGGTGATCGACCTGCTGGAACCCTACTCCCGCGGCGGCAAGATCGGCCTGTTCGGTGGTGCCGGTGTGGGCAAGACCGTGCTCATCATGGAGCTCATCAACAACATCGCCAAAGGACACGGCGGATTCTCTGTGTTTGCCGGCGTGGGTGAACGCACCCGCGAGGGCAATGACCTTTACCACGAAATGATTGAATCAAACGTCATCGTGGCTGAAAAGGACGACAAGGGGCACCCAAAGAAAGGCCCACACGGTGGTTATGTAATCAAGGTTGACCAGTCCAAATGTGCTCTCGTTTATGGACAGATGAATGAGCCGCCGGGAGCCCGCGCACGTGTGGCGCTTACCGCCCTTACCGTCGCCGAGTATTTCCGCGATCAGGAAGGCCAGGACGTACTCCTGTTCGTCGATAACATCTTCCGGTTTACCCAGGCTGGTTCGGAAGTGTCTGCGCTCCTCGGCCGCATCCCTTCGGCCGTGGGCTACCAGCCGACGTTGTCCACTGAAATGGGCGAGCTTCAGGAGCGGATCACGACAACCAACAAGGGATCAATCACTTCCGTCCAGGCGATCTACGTGCCTGCCGACGACTTGACCGACCCTGCCCCGGCGACGGCCTTTGCGCACCTCGATGCGACGACCGTGCTTTCGCGGCAAATATCCGAGCTGGGCATCTACCCCGCCGTCGATCCGCTCGACTCGACTTCCCGTATCCTCGATCCACAGGTCGTGGGCGAAGAGCACTATCAGGTCGCCCGTCAGATCCAGCAGATTCTCCAGCGATACAAGGATCTGCAGGACATCATCGCGATTCTGGGCATGGATGAACTTTCCGAAGAGGACAAGACCGTTGTGGCCCGCGCCCGGAAGATCCAGCGTTTCCTGTCCCAGCCGTTCCATGTCGCCGAGCAGTTCACCGGACAGGCCGGCCGCTATGTGAAGGTGAAGGACACGATCCGTTCATTCAAGGAAATCCTCGAGGGCAAGCATGACGCCCTGCCCGAGCAGGCGTTCTACATGGTCGGCTCCATCGAGGAAGCCATTGACAAGGCCAAGCAGCTGGCCGGTGCCGCCTGA
- the atpC gene encoding ATP synthase F1 subunit epsilon — protein sequence MAVAGPFHCEVITPFRKAASLDVIEVIAPAASGEVGILPGHTPFLAMLGSGPLRLREPGGKEHIFACHGGFLQVSEKGVVVLADKAESLDELDPVEIEKQRNELEHVLKSISFTSEDYARTVSNIEENRTRAHVARQKTH from the coding sequence ATGGCCGTAGCTGGACCGTTCCACTGTGAGGTGATTACCCCTTTCCGGAAGGCGGCATCACTTGATGTCATAGAGGTGATTGCTCCGGCGGCCAGCGGGGAAGTCGGTATACTTCCTGGCCACACGCCTTTCCTGGCAATGCTGGGCAGCGGCCCCCTTCGCCTGCGTGAACCGGGCGGCAAGGAGCACATCTTCGCCTGCCACGGTGGCTTCCTGCAGGTAAGTGAAAAGGGGGTTGTCGTGCTTGCCGACAAGGCCGAATCCCTCGACGAACTCGATCCTGTGGAGATCGAAAAACAGCGTAACGAGCTTGAGCACGTGCTGAAATCCATCTCGTTCACGAGCGAGGATTACGCCCGGACGGTTTCCAATATCGAGGAAAACCGGACCCGTGCCCACGTTGCACGCCAAAAGACGCACTAA
- the cadA gene encoding cadmium-translocating P-type ATPase — MGSVHHYQVEGMHCASCAVRVEDALRSIPGVESCAVNFAAKQAQVSGEADIKAMETAVRSLGYELRPMGSSNTDESGSAIRVNAARQNAIIALILSVPLLALHFAGHGAAVMLVSGALATAIVVGPGRAIYSRAFRAAVRGTLNMDSLVAMGSGTAFMAGWAGIALDDHRLVDFPAAGLILSFVTMGKYLEEKVSRRTGESLEELEKAIPQWAHRLGAGSEPDDVPATALVPGDLIIVRPGEAVPADGEVTGGRSSVSTALLTGEPLPVLKESGSRIIAGSVNNDAPLTIRVTATGESSFHGNLIRLAREGQNIRPGIQKLADRVSAWFVPVTAAIAGLTFGIWWYLTGDLAEALVPAVTVLVIACPCALGLATPAAVSALAGWAARRGILIRSGKAIEQSPQLRAIVLDKTGTLTQGLPEVVEYVHQSRIIPQDEVLAVALALERRSEHPLARAIERYLSPRNLADITLTEIMNFPGEGISAQWNGKAVAVGSREYVVTRHQIDRSHLLRMIGLHPHATRSYVAIDGKLGGIFYLNDPIRSGAENAVSRLRASGIEPVLSTGDNEQAAGLVAKTLGISRFHANELPAAKLDRIQKIRSELGPVAMVGDGINDTAALQAADLSIGMGTGTSAAQAAADIVLLRNDMNLLADALEGARECASNIRQNLVWAFLFNAVAIPVAAAGLLPPMYGALAMSLSSVLVVTNALRLTRFQPGGTETPSAATEWVPSIEEALPENEARVLTCNVQSDEDERKLRSHLAELNGFLEARMDRRKQILNVRFDPNRVSRVRLIETVRAAGYTDMDPGYLHTTNYGPAGDRWKYK; from the coding sequence ATGGGCAGTGTTCACCACTATCAGGTTGAAGGGATGCACTGTGCATCGTGTGCAGTGCGTGTCGAGGATGCCTTGAGAAGCATCCCCGGCGTGGAATCCTGCGCCGTCAACTTTGCTGCCAAGCAGGCGCAGGTAAGTGGTGAGGCTGATATCAAAGCTATGGAGACGGCGGTTCGGTCCCTTGGCTATGAACTTCGCCCGATGGGCTCAAGCAATACCGATGAATCCGGCTCTGCCATCCGGGTGAACGCAGCTCGCCAGAATGCAATTATCGCCCTGATTCTCTCAGTTCCGCTTCTGGCCCTTCATTTTGCCGGTCACGGGGCTGCCGTGATGCTGGTATCCGGTGCGTTGGCTACCGCTATCGTTGTGGGGCCTGGCCGTGCCATTTACAGCCGGGCTTTCCGGGCAGCGGTGCGGGGGACCCTGAACATGGACTCTCTGGTCGCCATGGGTAGCGGAACAGCCTTCATGGCCGGCTGGGCTGGAATAGCGCTGGACGATCACCGGCTGGTGGATTTCCCGGCAGCGGGCCTCATTCTCTCATTTGTCACGATGGGGAAATATCTGGAGGAAAAGGTTTCCCGGCGGACGGGGGAATCACTTGAGGAGCTGGAAAAGGCAATTCCCCAGTGGGCTCACCGGCTTGGCGCCGGCAGTGAACCTGATGATGTGCCTGCCACGGCACTTGTTCCCGGCGATCTCATCATTGTCCGCCCGGGGGAGGCGGTCCCGGCAGATGGGGAGGTAACCGGCGGACGTTCGTCAGTCAGTACCGCACTTCTGACCGGAGAGCCACTGCCGGTTCTGAAGGAGTCTGGGTCGAGAATTATCGCCGGATCTGTCAATAATGACGCCCCGCTGACGATCCGGGTGACAGCTACCGGAGAATCGAGTTTCCACGGGAATCTCATCCGGCTGGCCCGTGAAGGCCAGAATATCCGCCCTGGCATCCAGAAGCTGGCCGACCGGGTTTCGGCCTGGTTCGTTCCGGTGACTGCCGCGATTGCGGGGCTAACATTTGGTATCTGGTGGTATCTCACCGGAGACTTGGCAGAAGCTCTTGTCCCGGCGGTCACGGTGCTGGTGATTGCCTGCCCTTGCGCTTTGGGACTGGCCACGCCTGCGGCGGTTTCCGCACTGGCGGGTTGGGCGGCCAGGCGGGGGATCCTGATCCGGAGCGGCAAAGCCATTGAGCAATCGCCGCAGCTCAGGGCAATTGTTCTGGATAAGACGGGGACGCTTACGCAAGGTCTTCCGGAGGTGGTTGAATATGTCCACCAGTCACGGATTATCCCGCAGGATGAGGTGCTGGCTGTTGCACTGGCATTGGAGCGGCGAAGCGAGCATCCCCTTGCCCGGGCCATTGAGCGGTATCTCTCGCCCCGAAATCTCGCGGATATAACACTTACGGAGATAATGAACTTTCCCGGCGAAGGAATCTCCGCCCAGTGGAACGGGAAGGCCGTGGCAGTGGGTTCCCGGGAATATGTCGTCACCCGGCATCAGATTGACCGGTCGCACCTGCTCCGGATGATCGGACTGCATCCGCACGCCACACGTAGCTATGTCGCAATAGATGGCAAACTTGGCGGCATATTCTACCTGAATGACCCGATACGTAGTGGAGCGGAAAACGCTGTTTCGCGGCTCCGGGCTTCTGGAATAGAGCCGGTGCTTTCCACTGGCGACAACGAACAGGCCGCGGGGCTGGTGGCAAAGACGCTTGGGATCTCCCGGTTTCATGCGAATGAGTTACCAGCGGCCAAGCTCGACCGTATCCAGAAGATACGCTCGGAACTGGGCCCGGTAGCCATGGTTGGTGACGGGATCAATGACACGGCGGCCCTGCAGGCAGCCGATCTGTCCATCGGGATGGGGACGGGCACCAGCGCCGCCCAGGCTGCAGCGGATATCGTCCTTCTGCGAAATGATATGAATCTGCTCGCTGACGCACTGGAAGGGGCCAGGGAGTGCGCGTCCAATATACGGCAGAATCTTGTCTGGGCATTCCTGTTCAATGCCGTTGCGATTCCCGTAGCTGCGGCAGGCCTCCTTCCCCCCATGTATGGGGCGCTCGCCATGTCGCTTTCGTCGGTGCTGGTAGTAACAAATGCCCTCCGGCTCACCCGGTTCCAGCCGGGGGGTACGGAAACACCATCCGCGGCTACGGAGTGGGTGCCTAGTATCGAGGAGGCTCTGCCGGAGAATGAAGCCAGAGTGCTGACCTGCAATGTCCAGAGTGATGAAGACGAACGAAAGCTGAGAAGCCATCTGGCAGAACTGAATGGGTTTCTGGAGGCCCGGATGGATCGCAGGAAACAGATACTGAACGTCAGGTTCGATCCAAACCGTGTTTCACGTGTCCGTCTGATCGAAACGGTACGTGCTGCTGGGTATACCGATATGGACCCTGGCTATCTCCACACGACTAACTATGGTCCCGCCGGGGACCGATGGAAATACAAATAG
- the glgB gene encoding 1,4-alpha-glucan branching protein GlgB, protein MTHPAKLTDHDLYLFNEGTHFRLYEKFGAHPVVQDGIAGVQFAVWAPNAGRIAVIGEFNGWDKSRHAMEPRGSSGVWELFVPGAAAGQRYKYFIESRIGSYSVDKTDPFANFAEIPPQTASVIWNLDYEWNDRAWMASRRDYHSLQAPVSIYEVHLGSWIRDPSEPDRILSCREVAPRLAAYVRRMGFTHVELLPVMEHPFYASWGYQTTGYFAPSSRYGNPQDFMYLIDHLHQEGIGVILDWVPSHFPSDEHGLAYFDGTHLYEHADPRLGYHPDWRSYIFNYGRHEVRSFLASSAVFWLDKYHADGLRVDAVASMLYLDYSRKEGEWIPNRYGGKENLEAISFLRWLNETIYAQYPDVQTVAEESTAWPMVSKPVYVGGLGFGLKWDMGWMHDMLEYFSLDSVFRQFHHNQITFRMLYAFTENFVLPLSHDEVVHGKGSLLGKMPGDEWQQFANLRLLFAAQFAQPGKKLLFMGSEFGQRREWDHDQSLDWHLADTGLHAGMQRLMGDLNRLYRGEPALHELDAAPDGFQWIDCHDSQQSVVSFLRRGTKPDRLVAVVFNLTPVPRHGYRIGLPMGGRWAELLNTDSRYYGGSGQGNLGGIDTEQIPAHGHQWSARLTLPPLGAIFLKQADGQ, encoded by the coding sequence GTGACCCATCCAGCGAAGCTGACGGATCACGACCTGTACCTCTTCAACGAGGGGACGCATTTCCGCTTGTACGAAAAATTTGGCGCCCATCCGGTAGTTCAGGATGGTATTGCGGGCGTCCAGTTTGCGGTATGGGCACCGAACGCCGGCCGGATCGCGGTAATCGGCGAGTTTAACGGGTGGGACAAGAGCCGCCATGCGATGGAGCCGAGGGGCAGTTCCGGTGTATGGGAACTATTCGTACCTGGGGCTGCAGCCGGGCAACGCTACAAGTATTTCATTGAATCGCGTATCGGCAGCTATTCGGTGGACAAGACCGATCCATTCGCAAATTTTGCAGAGATACCGCCACAAACGGCATCAGTAATCTGGAACCTTGATTATGAGTGGAATGATCGGGCCTGGATGGCTTCCCGGCGGGACTATCACTCACTGCAGGCGCCGGTTTCCATTTACGAAGTTCACCTGGGTTCGTGGATACGGGATCCTTCCGAACCGGACCGAATCCTGTCGTGCCGGGAGGTTGCTCCCCGCCTGGCGGCTTATGTCCGCCGTATGGGCTTTACCCATGTCGAACTGCTGCCGGTCATGGAACATCCGTTTTATGCGTCGTGGGGCTATCAGACGACAGGGTATTTCGCCCCTTCCAGCCGGTACGGCAATCCGCAGGATTTCATGTACCTGATCGATCACCTGCATCAGGAGGGGATCGGCGTTATTCTCGACTGGGTGCCGTCACACTTTCCTTCCGATGAACATGGGCTTGCCTACTTTGATGGCACGCATCTTTATGAGCATGCGGACCCGAGGCTCGGTTATCATCCGGACTGGCGCAGTTATATCTTCAACTATGGCCGCCATGAGGTGAGATCATTCCTGGCGAGCAGCGCAGTTTTCTGGCTGGATAAATATCATGCCGATGGCCTTCGGGTGGATGCCGTCGCATCTATGCTTTACCTCGACTATTCGCGCAAGGAAGGCGAATGGATCCCGAACCGGTATGGGGGCAAGGAAAACCTGGAGGCCATTTCATTCCTGAGATGGCTGAATGAGACCATCTATGCCCAGTACCCGGACGTGCAGACAGTCGCCGAAGAATCGACGGCCTGGCCTATGGTGTCCAAGCCTGTTTATGTCGGGGGGCTGGGGTTCGGGCTCAAGTGGGACATGGGCTGGATGCACGACATGCTGGAATACTTTTCCCTTGATTCGGTATTCCGCCAGTTTCATCACAACCAGATCACGTTCCGGATGCTTTATGCATTTACTGAAAATTTTGTTTTGCCGCTTTCGCATGACGAGGTAGTTCACGGAAAAGGCTCCTTGCTGGGAAAGATGCCAGGGGATGAGTGGCAGCAGTTTGCCAACCTGCGGCTCCTGTTCGCCGCGCAATTCGCCCAGCCGGGAAAAAAGCTGCTATTCATGGGTTCCGAATTCGGTCAACGCCGGGAATGGGATCACGACCAGAGCCTTGACTGGCATCTGGCCGACACGGGGCTGCATGCGGGAATGCAGCGCCTGATGGGTGACCTGAACCGTCTCTATCGTGGTGAGCCGGCCTTGCACGAGCTTGATGCGGCTCCTGATGGATTTCAGTGGATTGACTGTCACGACAGCCAGCAAAGCGTCGTCAGTTTCCTTCGGCGGGGTACGAAGCCGGACCGACTGGTAGCTGTGGTATTCAACCTGACTCCTGTGCCCCGGCATGGGTACCGGATCGGACTGCCGATGGGCGGGCGGTGGGCCGAACTGCTGAATACCGATTCCCGTTACTATGGTGGCAGCGGGCAGGGAAATCTTGGCGGTATCGATACCGAGCAGATTCCTGCGCATGGGCACCAGTGGTCAGCGCGACTGACGCTTCCTCCCCTGGGTGCGATCTTTTTGAAACAGGCCGACGGGCAATAA